DNA sequence from the Streptomyces tsukubensis genome:
GCTGCGTATATTAGTGAATTGGCCTCCGGCGAGAACGAACTGAATGCCGTTCACGGGGGCGCCACTAAAACTACTTTATCGCGGCGGGAGTGGAATTGTCAAGCACGGGGACCGGAAAAGCCGGAAAAAGCCGGGAAGAAATTCAGCGCGGAGAATTGCGCCGGGAGCAGGAGACCCTCGACCGGCTGCTCCTGCGCCTGGCCGAACTGCGCCGGGAGGCCGCGGCCGGCCTCCGTACCACCCTCGCCCTCCAGGGCACCCATCTCCAGGCCAGACTGGAACGCGATGTCGCCGCCGGGGAGGGCGCCGGCCGGCTCGCCGCGCTCGACGCCGTCGAATCCGGACTCTGCTTCGGCCGGATCGACCACCGCGACGGCATCAGCCGCCCCATCGGCCGGATCGGCATCCGCGACGGCGACCCCGAACGCACCCCGCTCCTCATCGACTGGCGCGCACCCGTCGCCCGCCCCTTCTACCTCGCCACCGGCCATGAGCCGATGGGCCTCACCCGCCGCCGCCACATCACCACCGAGGGCCCCACCGTCACCGATCTCCACGACGAGATCCTCGACCTCACCGACCCCACCCGCACCGGCTACGAGGACCATGACGCCGATGCCGTCCTCCTCGCCGCCCTCGGCTCCGCCCGCACCGGCCGGATGGCCGACATCGTCCGTACCATCCAGGCCGAACAGGACCGGATCATCCGCGCCCCGCGCCGCGGCGTCCTCGTCGTCGAGGGCGGACCCGGCACCGGCAAGACCGCCGTCGCCCTGCACCGCGCCGCCTACCTCCTCTACGCCGAGCGGGAGCAGCTGGCCCGCCGCGCCGTCCTGATCGTCGGGCCCAATCCGGCGTTCCTCGGCTATATCGGGGACGTCCTGCCCTCCCTCGGGGAGACCGGGGTACTGCTGGCGAGCCTCGGGGAGCTGTTCCCCGGAGTCCGGGCCGACGGCACCGAATCCGTACGGTCCGCGGCCGTCAAGGGCCGGGCCGCGATGGCGGACGCGCTGGCGCGGGCGGTCCGCGACCGGCAGCTGCTCCCGGAGACCGTCCCCGCGCTCCCCGGCCACCGCGCCGACCCCGCAGCCCGCCCCGACCCCGGCGACTACGAAGCGGAGAACACCCTTCCCGAGCCCGCCCTGCTCGTCGACCACGAGCAGCACGGCACTCTGTGGCTGTACCGCGAGATGGCGTACGCAGCCCGGGACCGGGCCCGTGCCACCGGGCTCCCGCACAACCTCGCCCGCCCCCACTTCGCCTACGCCGTCGTGGACGCCCTCACCGCGCAGGTCGCGGACCGGCTCGGCGCCGATCCCTACGGCGGGCCGAACCTCCTCGGCCCCGACGACCTCGCCCAGATCGGCAAGGAGATCGCCACCAGTGCCGACGTGCACTCCGCGATCGACGAACTCTGGCCGCCGCTGACCCCGCAGGAGCTGGTCACCGGGTTCCTCGCCGACCCCGGGCGCTACCTCCCCGAGGGCGATGCGGCGGCGATCCGCCGTACCGGCGGCCCGTGGACCCCCGCCGATGTGCCCCTCCTGGACGAGGCCGCCGAACTCCTCGGCGTCGACGACAGCGCCCGGCTCGCCGCCGAGGAGGCCGAGCGCCAGGAGCGGATCGCCTATGCGCAGGGCGTCCTCGACCTGTCGGCGGGTTCGGAGACGTACGAGTTCGAGGACGAGGAGTCCGAGGTGCTCGCCGCGCACGACATCGTCGACGCCGAGCGGATGGCGGAGCGCCAGGAGGAGGCCGACCACCGCACCGCGGCCGAACGGGCCGCCGCCGACCGCACCTGGGCCTTCGGCCATATCGTCGTCGACGAGGCGCAGGAGCTGTCCCCGATGGCCTGGCGGCTGCTGATGCGCCGCTGCCCGGCCCGTTCGATGACCCTGGTCGGGGATCCGGCGCAGACCGCCGACGAGTCCGGTGCCGGATCGTGGGCGCAGATCCTCCGGCCGTACGTCGGGGACCGCTGGACCCACACCCGGCTGGGCGTCAACTACCGGACACCCGCCGAGATCATGGCGCGGGCGGCCGCCGTCAGGCGGGCCGTACACCCGGAATTCGAGCCGCCGCGCTCGGTCCGCTCGACGGGCACCGAGCCCTGGTTCGAACGGGTCGCGCCGGACGGGCTGGCCGCGGCCGTCCTCGCGGCCGTCCGCCGGGAGACCCCCGACGAGGGCCGGCTCGCCGTGATCGCCCCCGCCGCACTCCACCCCGCGCTGTCTGCCCTGGCCGGAGACGGCCTCGACCTGACCCGGCAGGTCGTCCTGCTCGCGCCGCGCGACGCCAAGGGCCTGGAGTTCGACGGGGTGATCGTCGTCGAACCGGCCGCGTTCGGAGACAGCGATCTGTACGTGGCGCTGACCCGGGCCACCCAGTGGCTGGGCGTCGTCCACGCGGCGCCGCTGCCGCCGGGCCTGGGCGACGATCCGGTACGGGAGAACTGACGGCCCGCGCCGGGGCGGGCCCCGCCCCGGCGCACCGCCTCAGGAGGTACGGACCGGCCGCAGCCAGACCGTCGCCAGCGGCGGCAGCGTCAGCAGCAGACTCGAACCCCTGCCGTGCGACGGCTCCGGCTCCGGCACCAGCGGCCCCCGGTCACCCTCGCCGCCGGTCACCGCGGCGCCGCTGCGGATGCCCCCGCCGCCGTACCGCTCCTCGTCCGTGTTGAGCGCCTCCGCCCAGGCCGGAACCCACTCCGGCACCCCGATCCGGTAGCCCTCCCGCACCACCGGCGAGAAGTTGCTCACCGACACCAGCGGCTCCCGCTTGGCGTCGAAGCGGACGAAGGCCAGCACATTGTCCTCGGCCGCTTCGCAGTCGATCCAAGCGAAGCCCTCCGGCACGGTGTCCCGCTCCCACAGCGCGGGCGTCCGCCCGTACACCGTGTTCAGATCCCGCACCAGCAGCCGTACGCCCCGGTGGTCCGGCTCCGCCGCGTACGACGGGTCCAGCAGCCACCAGTCGGGCCCGTGCGCCTCCGACCACTCGGCGCCCTGGGCGAACTCCTGCCCCATGAAGAGGAGCTGCTTGCCCGGGTGCGCCCACATGAACCCGAGGTACGCCCGGTGGTTGGCGCGCTGCTGCCACCAGTCGCCCGGCATCTTGCCGACCAGGGCGCCCTTTCCGTGCACGACTTCGTCGTGGGAGACCGGCAGAACGTAGTTCTCGGTGTACGCGTACACCATCGAGAACGTCATCTCGTGGTGGTGGAAGCGGCGGTGCACCGGCTCACGGGCCATGTACTCCAGGGAGTCGTGCATCCAGCCCATGTTCCACTTCAGCCCGAAACCGAGGCCGCCGTGCTCGGTGGCGCGGGTGACGCCGTCCCAGGCCGTGGACTCCTCCGCGATCGTCACCACACCGGGGCACCGCCGGTAGACCGTGGCGTTCATCTCCTTCAGGAAGGCCACCGCGTCCAGATCCTCCCGGCCGCCGTGCTCGTTCGGAGTCCACCGGCCCTCCTCGCGCGAATAGTCGAGATAGAGCATCGACGCGACCGCATCCACCCGCAGCCCGTCGATATGGAACTCCTCGCACCAGTAGACCGCATTGGCCACCAGGAAGTTCCGGACCTCCTTGCGCCCGTAGTCGAATTCGAGCGTCCCCCAGTCCGGGTGCGCGGCCCGGACCGGATCCCCGTGCTCGTACAGCGGCCGTCCGTCGAATTCGGCCAGCGCCCATTCGTCGCGCGGGAAGTGCGCCGGCACCCAGTCCATGATCACGCCGATGCCCGCGCGGTGCAGCGCTTCGATCAGGAACCGGAAGTCGT
Encoded proteins:
- a CDS encoding HelD family protein — translated: MRREQETLDRLLLRLAELRREAAAGLRTTLALQGTHLQARLERDVAAGEGAGRLAALDAVESGLCFGRIDHRDGISRPIGRIGIRDGDPERTPLLIDWRAPVARPFYLATGHEPMGLTRRRHITTEGPTVTDLHDEILDLTDPTRTGYEDHDADAVLLAALGSARTGRMADIVRTIQAEQDRIIRAPRRGVLVVEGGPGTGKTAVALHRAAYLLYAEREQLARRAVLIVGPNPAFLGYIGDVLPSLGETGVLLASLGELFPGVRADGTESVRSAAVKGRAAMADALARAVRDRQLLPETVPALPGHRADPAARPDPGDYEAENTLPEPALLVDHEQHGTLWLYREMAYAARDRARATGLPHNLARPHFAYAVVDALTAQVADRLGADPYGGPNLLGPDDLAQIGKEIATSADVHSAIDELWPPLTPQELVTGFLADPGRYLPEGDAAAIRRTGGPWTPADVPLLDEAAELLGVDDSARLAAEEAERQERIAYAQGVLDLSAGSETYEFEDEESEVLAAHDIVDAERMAERQEEADHRTAAERAAADRTWAFGHIVVDEAQELSPMAWRLLMRRCPARSMTLVGDPAQTADESGAGSWAQILRPYVGDRWTHTRLGVNYRTPAEIMARAAAVRRAVHPEFEPPRSVRSTGTEPWFERVAPDGLAAAVLAAVRRETPDEGRLAVIAPAALHPALSALAGDGLDLTRQVVLLAPRDAKGLEFDGVIVVEPAAFGDSDLYVALTRATQWLGVVHAAPLPPGLGDDPVREN
- the glgB gene encoding 1,4-alpha-glucan branching enzyme: MTAARPPYQESPGTGAPRTPSPAPPAAPSPRTAKRPAAPARAARPPKKPPAAPPSAPRPGSAAHGVRTAPALPEADRQRLLSGGHHDPHALLGAHLGRHGVEVRVLRPYARSVTVLAKGLRAELHDHGDGLFSGVLPMRSVPDYRLLITYDSPDGRGLHEVETDDPYRLLPALGELDLHLIGEGRHEQLWRALGAHPMVHQGVTGTRFTLWAPNARGVRIAGSFNHWDGGGFPMRSLGASGVWELFVPGVGEGTLYKFEIMRPDGTHTLRADPMARHTEVPPANASVVTVSRHEWDDADWMERRAARPAHEAPFSVYEVHLASWRPGLNYRQLAEQLPSYVKDLGFTHVELMPLAEHPFGGSWGYQVTGFYAPTSRMGSPDDFRFLIEALHRAGIGVIMDWVPAHFPRDEWALAEFDGRPLYEHGDPVRAAHPDWGTLEFDYGRKEVRNFLVANAVYWCEEFHIDGLRVDAVASMLYLDYSREEGRWTPNEHGGREDLDAVAFLKEMNATVYRRCPGVVTIAEESTAWDGVTRATEHGGLGFGLKWNMGWMHDSLEYMAREPVHRRFHHHEMTFSMVYAYTENYVLPVSHDEVVHGKGALVGKMPGDWWQQRANHRAYLGFMWAHPGKQLLFMGQEFAQGAEWSEAHGPDWWLLDPSYAAEPDHRGVRLLVRDLNTVYGRTPALWERDTVPEGFAWIDCEAAEDNVLAFVRFDAKREPLVSVSNFSPVVREGYRIGVPEWVPAWAEALNTDEERYGGGGIRSGAAVTGGEGDRGPLVPEPEPSHGRGSSLLLTLPPLATVWLRPVRTS